The following proteins come from a genomic window of Paenibacillus sp. CAA11:
- a CDS encoding carbohydrate ABC transporter permease — MSYKTQRKVIIFAFSAIPVILLFTFAYLPVFNMIKYSFTNWDGLSKHKEYIGFDNYKAIFTDPKYFSVFKVSLYYFVATFVQMGLALYFATILSYKLRLKNFFKGILFFPYLLNGVAIGFIFLFFFRPDGTLNTLLDLVGLGNLSHKWLLDTSTVNVALAGTSVWRYMGSNFIIFLGAISSIGKDVYEAADIDGANKWHQFRHIILPSIKKIVQLNLILAISGAISVFDIPYIMLGGSNGSNTFVIQTVDLAFKYGKYGLASAMAVVLLIIVIIVTLVQRLVIKGDD; from the coding sequence ATGAGCTATAAAACGCAGCGGAAGGTCATCATTTTCGCCTTCTCGGCTATTCCGGTCATTCTGCTGTTTACATTTGCATACCTCCCGGTATTCAACATGATCAAGTATAGCTTTACGAACTGGGACGGTCTTAGCAAACATAAGGAATACATCGGATTTGACAACTACAAAGCAATCTTTACAGATCCTAAATACTTCTCTGTATTTAAAGTCAGTTTGTACTATTTTGTAGCTACGTTTGTTCAAATGGGCTTAGCTCTCTATTTTGCTACCATTCTGAGCTATAAGCTGCGGCTTAAGAACTTCTTCAAAGGTATTCTATTTTTCCCTTACCTGCTTAACGGGGTAGCCATCGGCTTTATCTTCTTGTTCTTCTTCAGACCGGATGGCACGTTAAACACACTGCTTGACCTTGTTGGACTCGGCAATTTGTCACATAAGTGGCTTCTGGACACCAGTACAGTCAATGTTGCTTTGGCTGGAACCTCCGTATGGAGATATATGGGCTCCAACTTCATTATTTTCCTGGGTGCTATTTCCTCCATCGGTAAAGACGTTTATGAAGCGGCGGATATTGACGGGGCTAATAAATGGCATCAATTCCGTCACATTATCCTGCCAAGCATTAAGAAAATCGTTCAATTGAACTTAATTTTGGCAATCAGCGGCGCGATTAGCGTGTTCGATATTCCATATATCATGCTGGGCGGTTCTAACGGCAGTAACACCTTCGTTATCCAAACCGTGGACTTGGCCTTCAAGTACGGTAAATACGGTCTGGCCTCCGCCATGGCGGTAGTGCTCCTGATCATCGTAATTATTGTAACCTTGGTGCAGCGGCTTGTGATTAAGGGGGATGACTAA
- a CDS encoding ABC transporter substrate-binding protein, translated as MKKRKALMGVMASVLAFSMITGCGSNNNNAASNTGGNTGSSGGPKGDITVITQRTDIVDTVFKKYAEEFNKEYPNVNVKFQAITPYEDQIKIRMNSNDYGDVLLLPTSIKLEDTPDFFEPLGDLSELSKQYKGLEERSVDGKVYGIPITINYSGLLYNKKVFEQAGITKVPRTIDEFMAALKAIKDKTEAVPLYTNYASGWALTQWESDLTTVAGNVDYVNVTQPSTDDNFVKGQPHYELYKVMYDAVKQGLIEEDPTTTDWETSKADLANGKIGTMVLGSWALGQVQALTSTPEDIGFMPFPTNAEKVIVPLADDYTIGVSSKSKNKEAAHAWVDWFINKSGYPTTEGGGMSPVIGAELPATLKQFEGSDIAFEMQTPAKAGQEGLLDKIDKDSEIGLWQPDFKKRIIEAAIGNTNESFDDIMKDLNDAWVKSRAKFAK; from the coding sequence CGCAGCAAGCAATACCGGAGGCAACACCGGTTCTAGCGGAGGCCCGAAAGGCGACATCACTGTAATCACTCAAAGAACAGATATTGTGGATACAGTGTTCAAGAAGTACGCTGAAGAATTCAACAAAGAATATCCAAATGTAAACGTGAAGTTCCAGGCTATTACACCTTATGAAGATCAAATTAAGATTCGGATGAACTCCAATGACTATGGCGATGTTCTTCTTCTGCCTACCAGCATTAAGTTGGAGGATACACCAGACTTCTTCGAACCGCTTGGGGACTTAAGCGAATTGAGCAAGCAGTACAAGGGTCTGGAAGAACGTTCGGTAGACGGCAAGGTATACGGTATTCCGATCACCATTAACTATTCCGGACTTCTCTACAATAAGAAAGTATTTGAGCAAGCAGGCATCACGAAGGTTCCTAGAACTATCGATGAGTTCATGGCTGCTTTGAAAGCGATTAAAGATAAGACAGAAGCTGTTCCGCTCTACACCAACTATGCTTCCGGCTGGGCGCTTACTCAATGGGAATCTGACCTGACTACAGTCGCTGGTAATGTAGATTATGTCAACGTCACTCAGCCTAGTACAGACGACAACTTTGTGAAGGGCCAACCTCACTATGAGCTGTACAAAGTCATGTACGATGCTGTCAAACAAGGCTTGATCGAAGAAGACCCAACGACAACGGACTGGGAAACTTCCAAAGCAGACCTGGCTAACGGCAAGATCGGTACGATGGTACTCGGCTCCTGGGCACTTGGACAAGTTCAGGCTTTGACTTCTACGCCTGAAGATATCGGCTTTATGCCATTCCCAACGAATGCTGAGAAAGTCATCGTTCCTCTTGCTGATGACTACACCATCGGCGTAAGCTCCAAGAGCAAGAACAAAGAAGCTGCACACGCTTGGGTTGACTGGTTCATTAACAAATCCGGCTACCCAACAACTGAAGGCGGCGGTATGAGCCCTGTAATTGGCGCTGAGCTTCCTGCAACTTTGAAACAGTTCGAAGGCTCTGACATTGCGTTCGAAATGCAAACTCCTGCCAAAGCAGGCCAAGAAGGTCTTTTAGATAAGATCGACAAGGACTCCGAAATCGGTTTGTGGCAGCCTGACTTTAAGAAACGCATTATTGAAGCTGCAATCGGCAACACCAACGAGTCCTTTGATGACATTATGAAGGATCTGAATGATGCATGGGTGAAATCCCGCGCCAAATTTGCTAAATAA